A single genomic interval of Microbacterium sp. BLY harbors:
- a CDS encoding MATE family efflux transporter, translated as MAARTSLNREILRLAVPALGALIAEPAFLIVDAALVGHLGTVPLAGLGIAGAVLQTIVGLMVFLAYSTTPAVARRFGAGRPGEAVSVGINGMWLALGLGAVLAVIGAVSSPGLVSLFGASAEVAAQANEYLVISMWGLPAMLIVFAATGLLRGLQDTMTPLWIAGLGFGANALLNWLFIYGFGWGIAGSAAGTVTAQWGMVAAYALVVQRLATRHSASLRAQRDGLRHTATSGGWLFLRTVSLRVALLATVGVATGIGTEELAGWQIVFTIFSAAAFALDALAIAAQALIGKELGAGDEPQVRRVLARTVAWGAWFGVLVGAVIAASSGMLGIVFTGDPSVAQVVQPALLVLAVAQPVAGVVFVLDGVLMGANDVRYLAIAGGLNLVPFLPALAIIAATGVDGTAGLVWLAVAFFGVYLLARLGTLGWRVRSGRWLLAAA; from the coding sequence CCCGCACCTCCCTGAACCGCGAGATCCTGCGCCTGGCGGTCCCCGCCCTCGGCGCGCTCATCGCGGAGCCGGCCTTCCTCATCGTCGACGCGGCGCTCGTCGGGCACCTCGGCACCGTTCCGCTCGCCGGGCTCGGCATCGCGGGCGCCGTGCTGCAGACCATCGTCGGCCTCATGGTGTTCCTCGCCTATTCCACCACCCCCGCCGTCGCACGCCGGTTCGGTGCCGGGCGGCCGGGAGAGGCGGTCTCGGTCGGGATCAACGGCATGTGGCTCGCGCTCGGCCTCGGTGCCGTGCTCGCCGTCATCGGCGCGGTCTCCTCCCCCGGGCTCGTCTCGCTGTTCGGGGCGAGCGCCGAGGTCGCGGCGCAGGCGAACGAGTACCTCGTGATCTCGATGTGGGGTCTGCCCGCGATGCTGATCGTGTTCGCGGCGACCGGCCTCCTCCGCGGACTGCAGGACACCATGACGCCGCTGTGGATCGCCGGTCTCGGATTCGGCGCCAACGCCCTGCTGAACTGGCTGTTCATCTACGGCTTCGGCTGGGGCATCGCGGGATCCGCGGCGGGGACCGTGACCGCGCAGTGGGGCATGGTCGCGGCGTACGCGCTCGTCGTCCAGCGCCTCGCCACCCGGCACAGCGCCTCCCTGCGCGCCCAGCGGGACGGCCTGCGGCACACGGCGACGTCCGGCGGCTGGCTGTTCCTGCGCACCGTGAGCCTGCGCGTCGCGCTGCTCGCGACGGTGGGCGTGGCGACCGGGATCGGCACGGAGGAGCTCGCGGGCTGGCAGATCGTCTTCACGATCTTCTCCGCGGCGGCCTTCGCCCTCGATGCGCTCGCGATCGCCGCGCAGGCGCTCATCGGCAAGGAGCTCGGCGCCGGGGACGAGCCGCAGGTGCGGCGGGTCCTGGCACGGACGGTCGCGTGGGGAGCCTGGTTCGGCGTCCTGGTCGGCGCCGTCATCGCCGCCTCGTCCGGCATGCTCGGCATCGTCTTCACCGGAGACCCGTCGGTCGCGCAGGTCGTGCAGCCCGCGCTCCTCGTGCTCGCCGTCGCGCAGCCGGTCGCCGGGGTCGTGTTCGTGCTCGACGGTGTGCTGATGGGTGCGAACGACGTCCGCTACCTGGCGATCGCCGGCGGCCTCAACCTCGTCCCGTTCCTGCCGGCCCTCGCGATCATCGCCGCGACCGGTGTCGACGGCACGGCCGGGCTCGTGTGGCTGGCGGTGGCGTTCTTCGGCGTCTACCTCCTCGCGCGGCTCGGCACGCTGGGGTGGCGGGTGCGCTCCGGACGGTGGCTCCTGGCCGCCGCCTGA
- a CDS encoding TrmH family RNA methyltransferase yields the protein MDAQPLESTEPTGPGTSPLQPGYGVGPWPGGPSSWPAGDQYDPELLAHGDTRNVIDRYRYWRMEAIVADLDTRRHPFHVAIENWQHDMNIGSIVRSANAFLADTVHIIGRRRWNRRGAMVTDRYQHVVHHEDIAAFAAWAAAEGLPVIAIDNVDGAVPVDRADLPRSCVLLFGQEGPGLSPEALAAATGHVEITQYGSTRSINASAAAAVIMYEWCRRHAG from the coding sequence ATGGATGCGCAGCCCCTCGAGAGCACCGAACCGACCGGGCCCGGAACCTCGCCGCTGCAGCCCGGGTACGGCGTCGGGCCGTGGCCGGGAGGGCCCTCGTCCTGGCCCGCCGGGGACCAGTACGACCCCGAGCTGCTGGCTCACGGCGACACGCGCAACGTGATCGACCGCTACCGCTACTGGCGGATGGAGGCGATCGTCGCCGACCTCGACACGCGCCGACACCCGTTCCACGTCGCGATCGAGAACTGGCAGCACGACATGAACATCGGTTCCATCGTGCGCAGCGCCAACGCGTTCCTCGCCGACACCGTGCACATCATCGGGCGGCGTCGCTGGAACAGGCGCGGCGCGATGGTGACCGACCGGTACCAGCACGTCGTGCACCACGAGGACATCGCCGCGTTCGCCGCCTGGGCTGCCGCGGAAGGGCTGCCCGTCATCGCGATCGACAACGTCGACGGCGCCGTTCCGGTCGACCGCGCCGACCTGCCGCGCTCCTGCGTGCTCCTCTTCGGTCAGGAGGGTCCCGGGTTGTCGCCGGAGGCGCTCGCCGCAGCGACTGGACACGTGGAGATCACGCAGTACGGCTCGACCCGTTCCATCAACGCGAGCGCCGCCGCCGCGGTGATCATGTACGAGTGGTGCCGCCGCCACGCGGGATGA
- a CDS encoding Nramp family divalent metal transporter: protein MPKNSPATVTDTRTAPPRLLWLLGPALVAGVAYLDPGNVASNMTAGAQYGYLLVWIVVAGNVMAWLIQYLSAKLGVVTGRSLPEMLGQRLRRPWARRAYWLQAELVAMATDLAEIIGGAVALNLLFDIPLLWGGLLTGAVSMILLAVQSRRGARPFEFVIIGLMLIITIGFLAGLFLAPPDPAGIVSGLVPRFEDTGSVLLAASILGATIMPHAIYAHSSLARDRFGSATAESAEEAARVQTSRIRRLLTATRWDVTIAMIVAGSVNLGILLLAAANLAGVAGTDSLEGAHAALAAGLGPVVATFFAVGLLASGLASTSVGAYAGAEIMHGLLHVRIPLLARRLVTLIPALVILGMGIDPTLALVLSQVVLSFGIPFALIPLVALTAQRRTLGVWVNSIGTTVAGIVASVLLIALNGALLWLVLTGA, encoded by the coding sequence GTGCCGAAAAATTCCCCCGCCACCGTGACCGACACCCGCACCGCCCCACCGCGCCTGCTGTGGCTGCTCGGACCCGCGCTGGTCGCGGGCGTCGCCTACCTCGATCCGGGCAACGTGGCCAGCAACATGACGGCCGGGGCGCAGTACGGCTACCTGCTCGTCTGGATCGTCGTCGCCGGCAACGTCATGGCCTGGCTGATCCAGTACCTCTCCGCCAAGCTCGGCGTCGTGACCGGCCGGAGCCTCCCCGAGATGCTCGGCCAGCGACTGCGTCGCCCCTGGGCGCGCCGCGCATACTGGCTGCAGGCCGAACTCGTGGCGATGGCGACCGACCTCGCCGAGATCATCGGCGGCGCCGTCGCCTTGAACCTGCTGTTCGACATCCCGCTGCTGTGGGGCGGCCTCCTCACCGGCGCCGTGTCGATGATCCTGCTGGCGGTGCAGAGCCGTCGCGGCGCGCGGCCCTTCGAGTTCGTCATCATCGGCCTCATGCTCATCATCACGATCGGCTTCCTGGCGGGGCTCTTCCTCGCACCGCCGGATCCCGCGGGGATCGTGAGCGGCCTCGTGCCGCGGTTCGAGGACACCGGCTCGGTGCTGCTGGCCGCCTCGATCCTCGGAGCCACGATCATGCCGCACGCCATCTACGCGCACTCGTCGCTCGCCCGCGACCGGTTCGGCTCCGCGACGGCGGAGAGCGCGGAGGAGGCGGCCCGCGTGCAGACCTCGCGCATCCGCCGACTGCTCACCGCGACCCGCTGGGACGTCACCATCGCGATGATCGTCGCGGGTTCCGTCAACCTCGGCATCCTCCTGCTCGCGGCCGCGAACCTCGCCGGGGTCGCCGGCACCGACTCGCTGGAGGGGGCGCATGCCGCCCTCGCCGCCGGGCTCGGGCCGGTGGTGGCCACCTTCTTCGCGGTCGGTCTGCTCGCCTCCGGTCTCGCCTCGACCTCCGTCGGCGCCTACGCGGGGGCCGAGATCATGCACGGGCTGCTGCACGTGCGCATCCCCCTGCTGGCCCGCCGGCTGGTGACGCTCATCCCCGCGCTCGTGATCCTCGGGATGGGCATCGACCCGACGCTCGCCCTCGTCCTCAGCCAGGTCGTGCTGTCGTTCGGCATCCCGTTCGCCCTCATCCCCCTGGTCGCACTCACCGCGCAGCGCCGCACCCTCGGCGTGTGGGTCAACAGCATCGGGACGACGGTCGCCGGCATCGTGGCCTCCGTGCTCCTCATCGCCCTCAACGGCGCCCTCCTCTGGCTGGTGCTGACCGGGGCGTGA
- a CDS encoding metal-dependent transcriptional regulator — protein sequence MASPAADDYLKTVYAHTEWQEAPITPSVLAAKLGIAPSSVTEMVKKLAAAGLVSHVPYGAVRLTEAGTARALAMVRRHRLIETWLVREFGYGWDEVHDEAEVLEHTISDRLLEGIDERLGRPRFDPHGDAIPDAEGRIDRVPFVLLADAAAGHTGRVLRVDDRDPALLRTLESHGLTVGTTVTVTPSGITVDGSELPLPPAARDVVWLSA from the coding sequence GTGGCATCCCCGGCAGCTGACGACTACCTGAAGACCGTCTACGCGCACACCGAGTGGCAGGAGGCGCCGATCACTCCGTCGGTGCTCGCGGCCAAGCTCGGCATCGCGCCGTCGTCGGTCACGGAGATGGTGAAGAAGCTCGCCGCCGCAGGCCTCGTGTCCCATGTGCCATACGGAGCCGTCCGGCTGACCGAGGCCGGGACCGCCCGCGCCCTCGCGATGGTCCGCCGCCACCGCCTCATCGAGACGTGGCTGGTGCGCGAGTTCGGCTACGGGTGGGACGAGGTGCACGACGAGGCCGAGGTGCTGGAGCACACCATCAGCGACCGCCTGCTCGAGGGCATCGACGAGCGCCTGGGCCGCCCGCGCTTCGACCCGCACGGCGATGCCATCCCGGACGCGGAGGGCCGGATCGACCGCGTGCCGTTCGTGCTGCTCGCCGATGCCGCGGCGGGGCACACGGGCCGCGTGCTCCGTGTCGACGACCGCGACCCCGCCCTGCTGCGCACCCTCGAGTCCCACGGCCTCACCGTCGGCACGACCGTGACGGTGACCCCGTCCGGCATCACCGTCGACGGCTCCGAGCTCCCGCTGCCTCCCGCTGCCCGCGACGTGGTGTGGCTTTCGGCCTGA
- a CDS encoding HAD-IIA family hydrolase, with amino-acid sequence MAHRDDIECWLTDMDGVLVHENDAIPGASELLAGWERNEIPYLVLTNNSIFTARDLSARLRASGLIVPEERIWTSALATADFLAQQLPGGSAFVIGEAGILTALHEAGFIMTETNPDFVVVGETRNYSFEAITKAIRHINSGSRFIVTNPDATGPSADGVLPATGAIAALITKATGKEPYVVGKPNPMMFRSALNKIGAHSKKTGMIGDRMDTDIVAGIEAGLHTVLVLTGISDQRIIEQYPFRPDEIVDSVADLLPTITDSIPTLDED; translated from the coding sequence ATGGCACACCGTGACGACATCGAATGCTGGCTCACCGACATGGACGGCGTGCTCGTCCATGAGAACGACGCCATCCCCGGGGCCTCCGAACTCCTCGCCGGATGGGAGCGCAACGAGATCCCCTACCTCGTGCTCACGAACAACTCGATCTTCACCGCGCGCGACCTCTCGGCCCGCCTCCGCGCGAGCGGCCTGATCGTGCCGGAGGAGCGCATCTGGACCTCGGCCCTCGCGACCGCCGACTTCCTCGCCCAGCAGCTCCCCGGCGGTTCCGCCTTCGTCATCGGCGAGGCCGGGATCCTCACCGCGCTGCACGAGGCCGGCTTCATCATGACGGAGACGAACCCCGACTTCGTGGTCGTCGGCGAGACCCGGAACTACTCGTTCGAAGCCATCACCAAGGCCATCCGCCACATCAACAGCGGCTCGCGCTTCATCGTGACGAACCCGGATGCGACCGGCCCGAGCGCCGACGGGGTGCTGCCCGCGACGGGCGCGATCGCCGCCCTCATCACCAAGGCCACCGGCAAGGAGCCGTACGTGGTCGGCAAGCCCAACCCGATGATGTTCCGCTCCGCCCTGAACAAGATCGGCGCGCACTCGAAGAAGACCGGCATGATCGGCGACCGGATGGACACGGACATCGTCGCCGGCATCGAGGCGGGGCTGCACACGGTGCTCGTGCTCACGGGCATCAGCGACCAGCGGATCATCGAGCAGTACCCGTTCCGTCCCGACGAGATCGTCGACTCGGTCGCCGACCTCCTGCCCACGATCACCGACTCGATCCCGACGCTCGACGAGGACTGA
- a CDS encoding YdeI family protein codes for MGALDDGERVTAADAAEWRAWLEANHERSTGVWLLSVRGRAATGVGYEDAVRQALCFGWIDGPVRTFDDETGGQWFSPRRPGSGWAATNKARIAELDAAGLLAPAGIRARETAKANGSWTVLDGPEAGIEPPELTAALDAVPAARASWDAFPKSVKKFGLTQIAMAKRAETKAARIAKIVADAAEGKRP; via the coding sequence GTGGGCGCCCTCGACGACGGCGAGCGGGTCACGGCGGCGGACGCCGCGGAGTGGCGCGCCTGGCTCGAGGCGAATCACGAACGCTCCACCGGGGTGTGGCTGCTGAGCGTGCGCGGCCGCGCCGCCACCGGCGTCGGCTACGAGGACGCCGTGCGGCAGGCGCTGTGCTTCGGGTGGATCGACGGCCCGGTGCGCACGTTCGACGACGAGACCGGCGGCCAGTGGTTCTCCCCGCGACGACCGGGGAGCGGCTGGGCCGCGACGAACAAGGCCCGCATCGCGGAGCTGGACGCGGCGGGTCTCCTCGCCCCCGCCGGGATCCGGGCGCGCGAGACGGCGAAGGCGAACGGCTCCTGGACCGTGCTGGACGGTCCGGAGGCCGGCATCGAGCCACCCGAGCTCACCGCCGCGCTCGACGCGGTGCCGGCGGCCAGGGCGAGCTGGGACGCGTTCCCGAAGTCGGTGAAGAAGTTCGGCCTCACGCAGATCGCGATGGCCAAGCGCGCGGAGACCAAGGCCGCCCGCATCGCGAAGATCGTGGCGGATGCCGCGGAGGGGAAGCGCCCGTGA